The Doryrhamphus excisus isolate RoL2022-K1 chromosome 18, RoL_Dexc_1.0, whole genome shotgun sequence genome contains a region encoding:
- the LOC131106268 gene encoding LIM domain and actin-binding protein 1-like isoform X2 encodes MEPSPFSRQTWVSQSLRVTAKELSLVGGRGKNNAIAERFAKYQKAADDVNADKRKGGFESASSLRSNNLSALKKRWEQAGSVGAQDKAPFISSPILSHGAPHVPAGAASVSEQPPPPKSPECPSLEELPSPTTDVAKPCATPPAAEQEEEEEEEYEEEEKGMDKDVPTHLETPENLEEQVPASPRASWEPASVLLNDLKMRFERADDTPEKGGRPILKSTSSEDMDHTSVVCERVLEKSSLREKLAKYNAAACKQSSSKTSVSPEVLPSKMSMPAIQKFLPSPECNGGSSSEPAKASRKFCPPAKETCVACQKTVYPVERLAALQHVYHKSCFRCLHCSTKLSLGNFASLHGNVYCKPHFSQLFKAKGNYDEGFGHRPHKELWQHRKDGDEEDEEVPKPKEQAAPARRPSVESVPEKQRTPSVEALPPVKAPGVSAHRETTKQTPASAAEKPSETRRLRIAWPPPAGAAHSGTGIRSPAAEGAASGRTWRAKWPPEDDSPLSSSSTSSQSAERAELKSLRRSSSLKERIRPFTVAAKLDPEPSPTLREPRRPLKALKEWRASLEGKPQEKVVLQSKADEDEKIDEEATSSKESNPEEAETRQEGGPHAQEGSPAAEEGSLRSISPDISTSPSPPALPKHNRTSQDVGFWEEDKEESGDEEMTPEDIIKRNRYYDDDDDDDD; translated from the exons GTACCAGAAAGCTGCCGACGACGTGAATGCAGATAAGAGAAAGGGG GGCTTTGAGAGCGCATCCTCCCTTCGATCAAATAACCTGAGTGCTTTAAAGAAGCGCTGGGAGCAAGCCGGGAGCGTTGGCGCGCAGGACAAGGCTCCGTTCATCTCCTCGCCGATTTTATCTCACGGTGCACCACACGTCCCTGCCGGAGCCGCTTCTGTGAGCGAGCAACCCCCTCCTCCGAAGAGCCCAGAGTGCCCCTCGCTGGAAGAACTGCCGAGTCCGACCACAGACGTTGCGAAGCCCTGCGCTACTCCGCCAGCAGCAGaacaagaagaggaggaggaagaagaatacgaagaagaggagaaggGGATGGACAAAGATGTGCCGACACACTTGGAGACACCAGAAAATCTTGAAGAGCAAGTTCCAGCCAGTCCCCGTGCCTCCTGGGAGCCAGCAAGCGTGCTATTAAACGATCTGAAGATGAGGTTTGAGAGGGCGGATGACACACCAGAAAAG GGTGGCAGACCCATTCTTAAAAGCACCTCATCAGAAGATATGGACCACACCTCTG TCGTGTGTGAACGTGTGCTGGAGAAGTCCTCGCTGAGGGAGAAGCTGGCCAAATACAATGCTGCTGCTTGTAAACAAAGCTCCTCTAAAACT TCTGTTTCGCCAGAGGTGCTtccctccaaaatgtccatGCCTGCCATCCAGAAGTTCCTACCTTCACCCGAGTGCAATG GGGGCAGCAGCAGTGAGCCCGCCAAAGCGTCCAGG AAGTTCTGCCCTCCAGCCAAGGAGACGTGTGTGGCTTGCCAGAAGACCGTCTACCCGGTGGAGAGGCTGGCGGCCCTTCAGCACGTCTACCACAAGAGCTGCTTCCGCTGCCTTCACTGCAGCACCAAGCTCAG CCTGGGCAACTTTGCCTCCCTTCACGGCAACGTGTACTGCAAGCCGCATTTCAGCCAGCTCTTTAAAGCCAAAGGCAACTACGACGAGGGATTTGGTCATCGGCCTCACAAGGAGCTGTGGCAGCATCGCAAGGACGGAGATGAAGAAGACGAGGAGGTGCCAAAGCCCAAAGAACAAGCAGCACCAGCGAGGAGGCCGTCGGTGGAGAGCGTACCCGAGAAGCAGCGCACGCCGTCCGTGGAGGCGTTGCCACCTGTGAAAGCCCCGGGCGTCTCCGCCCACAGGGAGACGACAAAGCAAACACCTGCTAGTGCCGCAGAGAAGCCGTCCGAGACCCGCAGGTTGAGGATCGCGTGGCCTCCCCCTGCTGGCGCCGCTCACTCCGGCACAGGAATACGCAGCCCGGCCGCCGAGGGGGCGGCTTCTGGCCGCACTTGGAGGGCCAAGTGGCCTCCGGAGGACGATTCGCCGTTATCTTCATCATCGACGTCGTCCCAAAGTGCAGAGCGTGCTGAGCTGAAGAGCCTGAGGAGGAGCTCCTCTCTCAAGGAGCGCATTCGACCTTTTACAGTGGCTGCCAAGCTCGACCCCGAACCTTCCCCCACCCTCAGGGAGCCTCGACGCCCCCTCAAGGCCCTGAAAGAATGGAGAGCATCGCTGGAGGGAAAACCCCAAGAGAAGGTGGTGCTGCAGAGCAAGGCAGACGAGGACGAGAAGATCGATGAAGAAGCAACAAGTTCAAAGGAAAGCAACCCGGAGGAGGCAGAGACTCGGCAGGAAGGAGGTCCACACGCACAGGAAGGAAGTCCGGCGGCGGAAGAAGGCTCGCTCAGGAGCATCTCTCCCGACATCTCCACGTCGCCCTCACCTCCTGCCCTGCCAAAACACAACCGCACCTCGCAGGATGTCGGCTTCTGGGAGGAGGACAAAGAGGAGAGTGGCGATGAGGAGATGACTCCCGAGGACATCATCAAGAGGAACCGTTACTACGAcgacgatgacgatgacgacgacTGA
- the LOC131106268 gene encoding LIM domain and actin-binding protein 1-like isoform X1, producing MNTSCATLSHKQSTKHRKGIEVSAEMEPSPFSRQTWVSQSLRVTAKELSLVGGRGKNNAIAERFAKYQKAADDVNADKRKGGFESASSLRSNNLSALKKRWEQAGSVGAQDKAPFISSPILSHGAPHVPAGAASVSEQPPPPKSPECPSLEELPSPTTDVAKPCATPPAAEQEEEEEEEYEEEEKGMDKDVPTHLETPENLEEQVPASPRASWEPASVLLNDLKMRFERADDTPEKGGRPILKSTSSEDMDHTSVVCERVLEKSSLREKLAKYNAAACKQSSSKTSVSPEVLPSKMSMPAIQKFLPSPECNGGSSSEPAKASRKFCPPAKETCVACQKTVYPVERLAALQHVYHKSCFRCLHCSTKLSLGNFASLHGNVYCKPHFSQLFKAKGNYDEGFGHRPHKELWQHRKDGDEEDEEVPKPKEQAAPARRPSVESVPEKQRTPSVEALPPVKAPGVSAHRETTKQTPASAAEKPSETRRLRIAWPPPAGAAHSGTGIRSPAAEGAASGRTWRAKWPPEDDSPLSSSSTSSQSAERAELKSLRRSSSLKERIRPFTVAAKLDPEPSPTLREPRRPLKALKEWRASLEGKPQEKVVLQSKADEDEKIDEEATSSKESNPEEAETRQEGGPHAQEGSPAAEEGSLRSISPDISTSPSPPALPKHNRTSQDVGFWEEDKEESGDEEMTPEDIIKRNRYYDDDDDDDD from the exons GTACCAGAAAGCTGCCGACGACGTGAATGCAGATAAGAGAAAGGGG GGCTTTGAGAGCGCATCCTCCCTTCGATCAAATAACCTGAGTGCTTTAAAGAAGCGCTGGGAGCAAGCCGGGAGCGTTGGCGCGCAGGACAAGGCTCCGTTCATCTCCTCGCCGATTTTATCTCACGGTGCACCACACGTCCCTGCCGGAGCCGCTTCTGTGAGCGAGCAACCCCCTCCTCCGAAGAGCCCAGAGTGCCCCTCGCTGGAAGAACTGCCGAGTCCGACCACAGACGTTGCGAAGCCCTGCGCTACTCCGCCAGCAGCAGaacaagaagaggaggaggaagaagaatacgaagaagaggagaaggGGATGGACAAAGATGTGCCGACACACTTGGAGACACCAGAAAATCTTGAAGAGCAAGTTCCAGCCAGTCCCCGTGCCTCCTGGGAGCCAGCAAGCGTGCTATTAAACGATCTGAAGATGAGGTTTGAGAGGGCGGATGACACACCAGAAAAG GGTGGCAGACCCATTCTTAAAAGCACCTCATCAGAAGATATGGACCACACCTCTG TCGTGTGTGAACGTGTGCTGGAGAAGTCCTCGCTGAGGGAGAAGCTGGCCAAATACAATGCTGCTGCTTGTAAACAAAGCTCCTCTAAAACT TCTGTTTCGCCAGAGGTGCTtccctccaaaatgtccatGCCTGCCATCCAGAAGTTCCTACCTTCACCCGAGTGCAATG GGGGCAGCAGCAGTGAGCCCGCCAAAGCGTCCAGG AAGTTCTGCCCTCCAGCCAAGGAGACGTGTGTGGCTTGCCAGAAGACCGTCTACCCGGTGGAGAGGCTGGCGGCCCTTCAGCACGTCTACCACAAGAGCTGCTTCCGCTGCCTTCACTGCAGCACCAAGCTCAG CCTGGGCAACTTTGCCTCCCTTCACGGCAACGTGTACTGCAAGCCGCATTTCAGCCAGCTCTTTAAAGCCAAAGGCAACTACGACGAGGGATTTGGTCATCGGCCTCACAAGGAGCTGTGGCAGCATCGCAAGGACGGAGATGAAGAAGACGAGGAGGTGCCAAAGCCCAAAGAACAAGCAGCACCAGCGAGGAGGCCGTCGGTGGAGAGCGTACCCGAGAAGCAGCGCACGCCGTCCGTGGAGGCGTTGCCACCTGTGAAAGCCCCGGGCGTCTCCGCCCACAGGGAGACGACAAAGCAAACACCTGCTAGTGCCGCAGAGAAGCCGTCCGAGACCCGCAGGTTGAGGATCGCGTGGCCTCCCCCTGCTGGCGCCGCTCACTCCGGCACAGGAATACGCAGCCCGGCCGCCGAGGGGGCGGCTTCTGGCCGCACTTGGAGGGCCAAGTGGCCTCCGGAGGACGATTCGCCGTTATCTTCATCATCGACGTCGTCCCAAAGTGCAGAGCGTGCTGAGCTGAAGAGCCTGAGGAGGAGCTCCTCTCTCAAGGAGCGCATTCGACCTTTTACAGTGGCTGCCAAGCTCGACCCCGAACCTTCCCCCACCCTCAGGGAGCCTCGACGCCCCCTCAAGGCCCTGAAAGAATGGAGAGCATCGCTGGAGGGAAAACCCCAAGAGAAGGTGGTGCTGCAGAGCAAGGCAGACGAGGACGAGAAGATCGATGAAGAAGCAACAAGTTCAAAGGAAAGCAACCCGGAGGAGGCAGAGACTCGGCAGGAAGGAGGTCCACACGCACAGGAAGGAAGTCCGGCGGCGGAAGAAGGCTCGCTCAGGAGCATCTCTCCCGACATCTCCACGTCGCCCTCACCTCCTGCCCTGCCAAAACACAACCGCACCTCGCAGGATGTCGGCTTCTGGGAGGAGGACAAAGAGGAGAGTGGCGATGAGGAGATGACTCCCGAGGACATCATCAAGAGGAACCGTTACTACGAcgacgatgacgatgacgacgacTGA
- the LOC131106268 gene encoding LIM domain and actin-binding protein 1-like isoform X3, which produces MKTIIKKLRKCGAGTLPTPSDIFKIGVKSRRNVIREAAKKPTGTLKELRGFLGFESASSLRSNNLSALKKRWEQAGSVGAQDKAPFISSPILSHGAPHVPAGAASVSEQPPPPKSPECPSLEELPSPTTDVAKPCATPPAAEQEEEEEEEYEEEEKGMDKDVPTHLETPENLEEQVPASPRASWEPASVLLNDLKMRFERADDTPEKGGRPILKSTSSEDMDHTSVVCERVLEKSSLREKLAKYNAAACKQSSSKTSVSPEVLPSKMSMPAIQKFLPSPECNGGSSSEPAKASRKFCPPAKETCVACQKTVYPVERLAALQHVYHKSCFRCLHCSTKLSLGNFASLHGNVYCKPHFSQLFKAKGNYDEGFGHRPHKELWQHRKDGDEEDEEVPKPKEQAAPARRPSVESVPEKQRTPSVEALPPVKAPGVSAHRETTKQTPASAAEKPSETRRLRIAWPPPAGAAHSGTGIRSPAAEGAASGRTWRAKWPPEDDSPLSSSSTSSQSAERAELKSLRRSSSLKERIRPFTVAAKLDPEPSPTLREPRRPLKALKEWRASLEGKPQEKVVLQSKADEDEKIDEEATSSKESNPEEAETRQEGGPHAQEGSPAAEEGSLRSISPDISTSPSPPALPKHNRTSQDVGFWEEDKEESGDEEMTPEDIIKRNRYYDDDDDDDD; this is translated from the exons ATGAAGACCATCATTAAAAAACTTAGAAAGTGTGGTGCAGGGACGTTACCAACACCTTCCGATATCTTCAAAATCGGTGTAAAGTCCCGAAGAAATGTGATCAGGGAGGCTGCCAAAAAGCCCACGGGGACATTAAAGGAGCTGCGGGGATTTTTG GGCTTTGAGAGCGCATCCTCCCTTCGATCAAATAACCTGAGTGCTTTAAAGAAGCGCTGGGAGCAAGCCGGGAGCGTTGGCGCGCAGGACAAGGCTCCGTTCATCTCCTCGCCGATTTTATCTCACGGTGCACCACACGTCCCTGCCGGAGCCGCTTCTGTGAGCGAGCAACCCCCTCCTCCGAAGAGCCCAGAGTGCCCCTCGCTGGAAGAACTGCCGAGTCCGACCACAGACGTTGCGAAGCCCTGCGCTACTCCGCCAGCAGCAGaacaagaagaggaggaggaagaagaatacgaagaagaggagaaggGGATGGACAAAGATGTGCCGACACACTTGGAGACACCAGAAAATCTTGAAGAGCAAGTTCCAGCCAGTCCCCGTGCCTCCTGGGAGCCAGCAAGCGTGCTATTAAACGATCTGAAGATGAGGTTTGAGAGGGCGGATGACACACCAGAAAAG GGTGGCAGACCCATTCTTAAAAGCACCTCATCAGAAGATATGGACCACACCTCTG TCGTGTGTGAACGTGTGCTGGAGAAGTCCTCGCTGAGGGAGAAGCTGGCCAAATACAATGCTGCTGCTTGTAAACAAAGCTCCTCTAAAACT TCTGTTTCGCCAGAGGTGCTtccctccaaaatgtccatGCCTGCCATCCAGAAGTTCCTACCTTCACCCGAGTGCAATG GGGGCAGCAGCAGTGAGCCCGCCAAAGCGTCCAGG AAGTTCTGCCCTCCAGCCAAGGAGACGTGTGTGGCTTGCCAGAAGACCGTCTACCCGGTGGAGAGGCTGGCGGCCCTTCAGCACGTCTACCACAAGAGCTGCTTCCGCTGCCTTCACTGCAGCACCAAGCTCAG CCTGGGCAACTTTGCCTCCCTTCACGGCAACGTGTACTGCAAGCCGCATTTCAGCCAGCTCTTTAAAGCCAAAGGCAACTACGACGAGGGATTTGGTCATCGGCCTCACAAGGAGCTGTGGCAGCATCGCAAGGACGGAGATGAAGAAGACGAGGAGGTGCCAAAGCCCAAAGAACAAGCAGCACCAGCGAGGAGGCCGTCGGTGGAGAGCGTACCCGAGAAGCAGCGCACGCCGTCCGTGGAGGCGTTGCCACCTGTGAAAGCCCCGGGCGTCTCCGCCCACAGGGAGACGACAAAGCAAACACCTGCTAGTGCCGCAGAGAAGCCGTCCGAGACCCGCAGGTTGAGGATCGCGTGGCCTCCCCCTGCTGGCGCCGCTCACTCCGGCACAGGAATACGCAGCCCGGCCGCCGAGGGGGCGGCTTCTGGCCGCACTTGGAGGGCCAAGTGGCCTCCGGAGGACGATTCGCCGTTATCTTCATCATCGACGTCGTCCCAAAGTGCAGAGCGTGCTGAGCTGAAGAGCCTGAGGAGGAGCTCCTCTCTCAAGGAGCGCATTCGACCTTTTACAGTGGCTGCCAAGCTCGACCCCGAACCTTCCCCCACCCTCAGGGAGCCTCGACGCCCCCTCAAGGCCCTGAAAGAATGGAGAGCATCGCTGGAGGGAAAACCCCAAGAGAAGGTGGTGCTGCAGAGCAAGGCAGACGAGGACGAGAAGATCGATGAAGAAGCAACAAGTTCAAAGGAAAGCAACCCGGAGGAGGCAGAGACTCGGCAGGAAGGAGGTCCACACGCACAGGAAGGAAGTCCGGCGGCGGAAGAAGGCTCGCTCAGGAGCATCTCTCCCGACATCTCCACGTCGCCCTCACCTCCTGCCCTGCCAAAACACAACCGCACCTCGCAGGATGTCGGCTTCTGGGAGGAGGACAAAGAGGAGAGTGGCGATGAGGAGATGACTCCCGAGGACATCATCAAGAGGAACCGTTACTACGAcgacgatgacgatgacgacgacTGA